A DNA window from Paraburkholderia sp. IMGN_8 contains the following coding sequences:
- a CDS encoding TnsA endonuclease N-terminal domain-containing protein, which yields MGRGPKKMTEALIKEWQAEGRGRGEGANYKPWLEAFDLSSLGRVSRPHSPKCGRSVHLLSDVEANTFYALEWSQRVTGIREEYPLDRELTLEIAAALGIAHPYYPGTKVPTVMTVDFLVDFHENDQKRLEAWDCKRTEDSEDPRKIEKLQITRTYFAGMDIPHRLAFHSELPMQKIRNIEWIRGGMVKSGEDERYAGALREQSLIMAHDLARSTRNQPLQEYCRNFEIRQGLNPGEGLRIAKLLMHERVLICDLSNPDLASAPLASFRCTFKTEGLRAMGGQ from the coding sequence ATGGGACGTGGCCCAAAAAAGATGACGGAAGCGCTCATCAAGGAATGGCAGGCCGAAGGCCGAGGCCGCGGGGAAGGTGCCAATTACAAACCGTGGCTGGAGGCGTTCGACCTCTCCTCCCTTGGACGCGTCAGCCGCCCGCACAGCCCGAAATGCGGTCGCAGCGTACATCTGCTATCAGATGTCGAAGCGAATACGTTCTATGCTCTTGAGTGGTCCCAGCGTGTCACCGGCATTCGGGAGGAATACCCGCTCGACCGGGAACTCACGCTCGAAATAGCTGCCGCCCTTGGCATCGCTCACCCGTATTATCCAGGGACGAAAGTTCCCACGGTTATGACGGTCGACTTCCTGGTCGACTTCCATGAAAACGACCAAAAGCGACTCGAGGCGTGGGACTGCAAGCGGACCGAGGATTCTGAAGATCCACGTAAGATCGAGAAGCTGCAGATTACACGAACGTACTTTGCAGGAATGGACATTCCGCACCGCCTCGCCTTCCACTCTGAACTACCGATGCAGAAGATTCGCAACATCGAGTGGATTCGCGGTGGCATGGTCAAGTCCGGCGAAGACGAGCGATATGCCGGTGCCCTGCGCGAACAATCGCTCATCATGGCTCATGACCTTGCAAGATCGACCAGGAATCAGCCACTCCAGGAATATTGTCGGAATTTTGAGATTCGACAGGGCCTCAATCCGGGCGAAGGGCTGCGCATAGCGAAACTGCTGATGCACGAGCGTGTCCTGATTTGTGACTTGAGCAACCCCGACCTTGCGAGCGCGCCCTTGGCCAGCTTCCG
- a CDS encoding DUF6471 domain-containing protein, giving the protein MIDWNREAKRLLRAELVRRQIGYKQLAVLLEGLGVEETERSIANKISRGAFTFVFFLQCMKALRRPAIHIDLTDIGE; this is encoded by the coding sequence ATGATCGACTGGAACCGTGAGGCAAAGCGTTTGCTTCGGGCTGAGCTCGTGCGTAGGCAGATTGGCTACAAGCAACTGGCCGTTCTGCTGGAAGGGCTCGGGGTGGAGGAAACCGAGCGTTCAATAGCGAACAAGATCTCGCGAGGGGCCTTCACGTTCGTTTTTTTCCTGCAGTGCATGAAGGCGCTGCGTCGGCCTGCGATTCACATCGATCTCACCGACATCGGGGAGTAG